TTTGTGGAACAGTTATGCGCTCGAACCGGACAAAATTCCGTTGCAGGACACCAATGACAACTATTTGGGCAATATGCAGAAAGACGGCACTTATTCGGTGATTCCCCGTGTGCCGGGCGGCGAAATCACGCCGCAAAAACTGATGGTTTTAGGGCAGGTGGCGACGCAATACAAGCTGTATACCAAAATCAACGGTGGCCAGCGCATCGTGTTGTTCGGCGCTCAGATGAATGATTTGCCCGCCATTTGGAAAACGCTGATTGAAGCCGGATTCGAATCCGGTCAGGCCTACGCCAAAGCGTTACGGACCGTGAAATCCTGCGTCGGGTCGACTTGGTGCCGTTATGGCTTGGACGATTCCGTCACCATGGCGATTGACATGGAAAACCGTTACAAAGGTTTGCGCTCGCCGCACAAGATCAAGATGGGGGTGTCCGGTTGTACGCGTGAATGTGCCGAAGCTCAGGCCAAGGACATCGGGTTAATTTCCACTGAAGAAGGCTGGAACCTTTATGTTTGCGGCAACGGCGGGATGAAGCCGCGTCATGCGGATTTGTTCGCCACGCGCCTGACCCAGGAAGAAGTGTTTCGTTATGTCGATCGCCTGCTGATGTTTTATATCCGAACCGCCGACCGTTTACAGCGAACCGCGACGTGGATGGAAAACCTGGAGGGGGGGCTGACTTACCTGCAAAAGGTGGTCATCGACGATTCACTGGGCATCGGAGTCGAGTTGGAATCGCAAATGGCCGCCCTGAGAGATTCTTACCAGTGCGACTGGCAGCGAGCGATTGAAGACCCGGCTTTCACGAAACGTTTCCGGTCTTTTGTCAATGTCGAAGACAAGGCACCGCAATATTTTGTGCAAGAAAGGGGGCAAATCCGTCCGGCGACCGAACAGGAAACGCTGGACGGGATTGCCGTGGAAATTCGCGATATGGCCTGATTGGGAAAATATGGCCAGGCCTGGTCAATTTAAGGATTGGAAAGGAACGAGAGAATGAACGAGTTTCAACCGGTGTGTAAGGTGGATGAGTTGGTGCCGGATGCGGGCGTCGCGGCTTTGATGCAGGATACGCAAATCGCTTTGTTTTACGTCGGGGGCGAGGTGTTCGCGATGGATAACTTCGACCCTGTCGGGCGGGCAAATGTGATGTCGCGGGGCATGACCGGCGATTTAAACGGTGAGTTGATGGTGGCGTCGCCATTGCAAAAGCAGCATTACAGCCTTCGAAGCGGCGAGTGCCTCGATAATCCGGAAATCGTCATTCCGGTTTATGAGGCTTGCATCGATGGCGACTGGGTCAAAGTGCGTGTGCCATGAAGAAGCCGATATCTTCCTTTAGTGCCGCTGTCGAGACGACTTGCCCTTACTGCGGTGTGGGTTGCGGGATGACGGTTCAAACCCGAGAGGCGGGTCTTGAGGGTATGTCGGAAATCAAAGTGTCCGGCAGCCGTCGTCACCCGGCCAATTACGGAAAATTGTGCGTTAAAGGTGCCGCGGCCGGTGAAACCATCGGATTTGACGGGCGAATGTTACACCCGCAGATTGACGGTCGTATCGTGGGTTGGGAAACCGCTTTGTCGGATGTCGCGAACAACTTTAAACGCATCATTGAAGAACATGGCCCCGATGC
The nucleotide sequence above comes from Hydrogenovibrio thermophilus. Encoded proteins:
- the nirD gene encoding nitrite reductase small subunit NirD, which codes for MNEFQPVCKVDELVPDAGVAALMQDTQIALFYVGGEVFAMDNFDPVGRANVMSRGMTGDLNGELMVASPLQKQHYSLRSGECLDNPEIVIPVYEACIDGDWVKVRVP